The Aneurinibacillus migulanus genome contains the following window.
TTATGCCATGAACAGTAAGTTGTATTCAGAAAAAGAATTGATAAAGAAAGCGGGCACGTTTGTCCTGTATGCAAGGTGATACGTACCCGCTTAAAAAAGCGTTCTTAATTATAGTCTATGACAGTTCTGTTTCCAAAGAAGCCAGACTTTCCAACGAACCGGTCACGAGCAGGCGATCGCCAAGCTGAAGACGCGTATTCCCGTGTGGGATAATCGAGTCGTTATTACGATAAATTCGCAGAATAAGCACATCTCCTAGAAAAGGCAACTGTCCCAATTGTACTTCATGGTAAGATCGGTTACCCATTACAAGGGTTTGCACGGCATCCTCAGCCCGTGCGATTAAATCGATAGCGTTTGGTGCCTCAATTTGCGCCTTCAGTAGCGTGCTGGTCGAGAATAAGGTGGAGAAGAGAATAAATCCGTTCTCGCGTACTTCATGGTGTCGTTCCGGGTTCTCCATCCGGACGATGATTTGTTTTTCGCCCCAGGATTTAGCATGAAGGGCAAGTTGCATATTAATGTTGTCGTCGCCTGAAGCGAATACGAGAATATCACGTTCAAAAAACTTTTGCGCTTCCATGGTTTGCGCAGCGAAGTCATCAACGAATTTAATCGCTTGAAATTTATTGTAGAACACATCGTTGTTTTGAATGACATCCTTGTTTTCCTTAATCTGCTGCTTTTGTGTATACAACTCTACATCGAAGCCTGCTTTTTGTACCTCCAGTGCCACTGGCATTGTAATTACATTCAATCCTACCATCCCTACCGAGGTTGCTGGAGACGAGTCCTTTACAGGAACGAGCCGGTTGAAGGCGACAGGCGATATGAAACAGGAGAGAATGGCAACCAGGATGAGCCCATCATGCAGTGATTGGTCAATCATATCCTTTTGCAGCGCCAGCGCGGCCGCAGCGATAACAAGGCTGAGTGTAGAAGTCAGCAGCATCCCTGAGCCGAGCGTTTCCTTCCAGTTGAACCACCTGCGCAGGATGAGCAGTGGAATCACTTTGGAGACGTATAGCGATATCAGAAGCAATGGGATGAAAATGTATACTTTAGGATCTTGAATTAATGCCCATAAATCAAGTTTTACGCCAACCATTACGAAGAAAATCGGGATTAAAAATCCATACCCGAATGCATCCAGTTGATGCACGAACTCTTTGCGGGGCGCCAGCATGGACACAATGACACCAGCCAGGAATGCGCCGATAATGTTTTCAGCACCCATGTTTTCCGCGAGAGCGACGAACAGGATAATTAGCAGGAAAACACCGCGTGTGCCGAGTTGTACTGTACCTGTGGACAGTTTTTCAAGAATAGGTGCCTGTCGGAAACGCCGAAGAATCCTGTATAGCACGAAAGCAACAGCAAATAACACGAGCAATAGCAGCGATTGAGCGGAATTATCTGATTGCAGCGAGACGAAAACCGCCAGTAGAATCATCGTTACGAAATCGGAAATAACCGCGATAAGCAGAATGGTCTGTCCTAGCGGTGTTTCCATAATTCTCCGCTCTTTTAAAACGGGTACAACGACGCCGAGAGAAATCGTGGAGATAATCAGCGTCATGAAAAACGTCTGCTCGATAATATCGAGCCCTTTCAGTCCGAGCGAGACGAGGAAAGAGGCTCCGAAAACGAGAAGAAATGCGATCGAAGCGATAACGAACGGATTTGTTTTCTCTTTCCTCTTTTGCGAGAAGGCATCAAAATCAATCTCCAGTCCACTTAAAAACATTAAGAAGATAAGGCCAAGCAGGGAAAGGATCGCAAGCCAACTGTCCTCCTGCACAATGTTCATTCCGCTCTTACCGAGAATCATTCCAGCAAGAATTTCTGCTACGACGACAGGAATCATCGTCCAGCGTAGACGCTGCAGCAGAATGGGAACAAGAAATGCGACTGAGATAACGATTAATAAAGAAATCGGGGAATGTGCTGTTTCGCCCATCCGCTCACTCCTTTCAAAATTGTATTCGTGTGTTGTGTAATAAAGCTATGTAATATGATAAAGACCAACACCCGGAAAGAATGTGTTGGTCTCTTTACTCCGTATTATGTGTAGGAATGGAGCGAGCCTTGCATATGTGTATATGACGAAATAAAGACATGGACATTATTAGGGCCTATTGCCGAGCAGGCTGCTCCATCGGTTCGTTCGCGATAGCCGCCAGTAGCAGGTGCATTGCCTGATGCTTACGTTCTTTTTCGTCTTCCAACCTATTCAAATTCTCCATTAATGTATCCAGTTTGTTGTTCATTTTATATCTCTCCTTTGTTTTGTGGTAGCGTATTGTTGTTAAAAAGTTATTTCCACGGAAAAAGGGAGATTGAAACCACCTTATTTTACCACAAGCACATCGCATTCGGCATGCTG
Protein-coding sequences here:
- a CDS encoding cation:proton antiporter domain-containing protein, which produces MGETAHSPISLLIVISVAFLVPILLQRLRWTMIPVVVAEILAGMILGKSGMNIVQEDSWLAILSLLGLIFLMFLSGLEIDFDAFSQKRKEKTNPFVIASIAFLLVFGASFLVSLGLKGLDIIEQTFFMTLIISTISLGVVVPVLKERRIMETPLGQTILLIAVISDFVTMILLAVFVSLQSDNSAQSLLLLVLFAVAFVLYRILRRFRQAPILEKLSTGTVQLGTRGVFLLIILFVALAENMGAENIIGAFLAGVIVSMLAPRKEFVHQLDAFGYGFLIPIFFVMVGVKLDLWALIQDPKVYIFIPLLLISLYVSKVIPLLILRRWFNWKETLGSGMLLTSTLSLVIAAAALALQKDMIDQSLHDGLILVAILSCFISPVAFNRLVPVKDSSPATSVGMVGLNVITMPVALEVQKAGFDVELYTQKQQIKENKDVIQNNDVFYNKFQAIKFVDDFAAQTMEAQKFFERDILVFASGDDNINMQLALHAKSWGEKQIIVRMENPERHHEVRENGFILFSTLFSTSTLLKAQIEAPNAIDLIARAEDAVQTLVMGNRSYHEVQLGQLPFLGDVLILRIYRNNDSIIPHGNTRLQLGDRLLVTGSLESLASLETELS